In Aegilops tauschii subsp. strangulata cultivar AL8/78 chromosome 3, Aet v6.0, whole genome shotgun sequence, one genomic interval encodes:
- the LOC109776410 gene encoding beta-1,2-xylosyltransferase XYXT1 isoform X2 has product MEGGGGGKAMGYAHHHDTARLLKAFTRTVEPRNFGIGLLAGFLLVTCAYFSTARFDAIHIAPLVSPSETRIGSSASAAAAGSKSQLDLGVPGQDAALSREGSKAEVLDTDGDDKDLVHDASLADTKKDDTFARDGDAAVEAAKDDDAGGGALLPPLSANGTQEEQGVLEDQELLVQDAIAAAANSPNKSSSSSNGGSQPVVQSDPATLPAPVQQTPPSIPVPEAPKQEEAKAPPAQQIALVPEPVKQQPEEVATAAPRREWKPLCDMTSNRRIDWCELDGDVRVHGARGTVTLVGAPRAEEWRVRPYPRKVDPNAMRHVTNITVRSTTTLPGAAEEEECAIKHSVPALLFSDRGYTGNYFHAYTDVILPLFLTAKRYGGEVQFLVSDMQMWWVGKFLPVFKSLSNYDLVDLAADNRTRCFQHVQVGLTCHADFSIDPLRAPNGYSMVDFTRHMRGVYGLPRGLAVPAAGARPRLLLIARASTRRFVNADEIVRAAQKVGFEVVVSEGTHEVAPFAELANTCDAMLGVHGAGLTNMVFLPTGGVVIQVVPLGGLEFVAGYFRTPSRDMGLRYLEYRIAPAESTLTEQYPSDHPIFTDPDGVKSKGWDSLKQVYLDKQDVRLDLKRFRPLLKKAIAHIRANKLQ; this is encoded by the exons ATGGAGGGCGGTGGGGGCGGCAAGGCCATGGGCTACGCCCACCACCACGACACCGCCAGGCTGCTCAAGGCCTTCACCCGCACCGTCGAGCCGCGCAACTTCGGCATCGGCCTCCTCGCCGGCTTCCTCCTCGTCACCTGCGCCTACTTCTCCACCGCCAGGTTCGACGCCATCCACATCGCGCCCCTCG TCAGCCCCTCGGAGACCCGGATTGGCTCGTcggcgagcgccgccgccgccggctccaAGAGCCAATTAG ATTTGGGCGTGCCGGGGCAGGACGCGGCATTATCCAGGGAGGGGAGCAAGGCCGAGGTGCTGGACACGGACGGCGACGACAAAG ATTTGGTCCACGATGCGTCGCTGGCGGACACGAAGAAAGATGACACCTTTGCCAGGGACGGCGATGCCGCCGTGGAGGCCGCCAAGGACGAtgacgccggcggcggcgctcTTCTCCCTCCCCTGTCGGCCAACGGCACGCAGGAAGAGCAAG GTGTTCTTGAGGACCAGGAGCTGCTGGTGCAGGATGCCATTGCCGCCGCTGCTAATTCTCCAAACAAGAGCTCCAGCAGCAGCAATGGCGGCTCACAACCCGTGGTTCAATCCGACCCGGCTACCCTTCCTGCTCCAGTCCAGCAGACTCCTCCTTCCATCCCAGTTCCAGAGGCTCCCAAGCAGGAGGAGGCCAAGGCTCCTCCGGCCCAGCAGATTGCCCTCGTCCCAGAGCCTGTCAAGCAGCAGCCAG AGGAGGTGGCGACGGCGGCGCCGAGGCGGGAGTGGAAGCCGCTGTGCGACATGACGTCGAACCGGCGCATCGACTGGTGCGAGCTGGACGGCGACGTGCGCGTCCACGGCGCCAGGGGCACGGTCACCCTGGTCGGCGCGCCGCGGGCTGAGGAGTGGCGCGTCCGGCCGTACCCGCGCAAGGTCGACCCCAACGCCATGCGCCACGTGACCAACATCACTGTGCGCTCCACCACGACTCTCCCCGGCGCcgccgaggaggaggagtgcgcgatcAAGCactcggtgccggcgctgctcTTCTCGGACCGCGGGTACACGGGCAACTACTTCCACGCCTACACCGACGTGATCCTGCCGCTCTTCCTCACGGCGAAGCGGTACGGCGGGGAGGTGCAGTTCCTCGTCTCCGACATGCAGATGTGGTGGGTCGGCAAGTTCCTCCCGGTCTTCAAGAGCCTCTCCAACTACGACCTCGTCGACCTCGCCGCCGACAACCGCACGCGCTGCTTCCAGCACGTCCAGGTCGGCCTCACCTGCCACGCCGACTTCAGCATCGACCCGCTGCGCGCCCCCAACGGCTACTCCATGGTCGACTTCACCCGGCACATGCGCGGCGTCTACGGCCTCCCCCGCGGCCTGGCCGTGCCCGCCGCCGGCGCCAGGCCACGGCTCCTCCTCATCGCGCGCGCCAGCACGCGCCGGTTCGTGAACGCCGACGAGATCGTGCGCGCGGCCCAGAAGGTGGGGTTCGAGGTGGTGGTCTCCGAGGGCACGCACGAGGTGGCGCCGTTCGCGGAGCTGGCCAACACCTGCGACGCCATGCTGGGCGTGCACGGCGCCGGGCTGACCAACATGGTGTTCCTGCCCACGGGCGGGGTGGTGATCCAGGTGGTGCCGCTGGGCGGCCTCGAGTTCGTCGCCGGATACTTCCGCACGCCGTCCAGGGACATGGGCCTGAGATACCTCGAGTACCGGATCGCGCCGGCGGAGAGCACGCTGACGGAGCAGTACCCGTCGGACCACCCGATATTCACCGACCCCGACGGCGTGAAGAGCAAGGGGTGGGACTCGCTCAAGCAGGTGTACCTCGACAAGCAGGACGTCCGGCTCGACCTCAAGCGCTTCCGGCCGCTGCTCAAGAAGGCCATCGCACACATCAGAGCGAACAAGCTCCAGTGA
- the LOC109776409 gene encoding sodium/hydrogen exchanger 8 produces METEEPGSPSPDDAVLFFGVALVLGIGSRHLLRGTRVPYTVALLVLGVALGGLEYGTKHGLGKLGAGIRIWAAINPDLLLAVFLPALLFESSFSMEVHQIKKCMAQMVLLAVPGVVISTVLLGAAVKLTFPYDWNWKTSFLFSGLLSATDPVAVVALLKDLGASKKLSTIIEGESLMNDGTAIVVYQLFYRMVLGKTFDAGSIIKFLSQVSLGAVALGLAFGIASVLWLGFIFNDTIIEISLTLAVSYIAFFTAQDALEVSGVLAVMTLGMFYAAFAKTAFKGDSQQSLHHFWEMVAYIANTLIFILSGVVIADGVLQDNIHFERHGTSWGFLLLLYVFVQISRAVVVGVLYPLLRHFGYGMDIKEATVLVWSGLRGAVALSLSLSVKRASDSVQSYLKPEVGTMFVFFTGGIVFLTLILNGSTTQFLLHLLGLGKLSATKLRVLKYTQYEMLNKALEAFGDLRDDEELGPVDWVNVKKYITCLNNLEDEQAHPHDVPDKDDHVHTMNLKDTRVRLLNGVQAAYWGMLEEGRITQSTANILMRSVDEAMDLVSSQSLCDWKGLRSNVHFPNYYRFLQMSRLPRRLVTYFTVERLELGCYICAAFLRAHRIARRQLHDFLGDSEIARIVIDESTAAGEEAKKFLEDVRVTFPQVLRALKTRQVTYAVLTHLSEYIQDLGKTGLLEEKEIVHLDDALQTDLKKLQRNPPLVKMPRVRELLNTHPLVGALSADVRDPLLSNTKETIKVHGTVLYREGSRPIGIWLVSTGIVKWTSQRLCTRHSLDPILSHGSTLGLYEALTGKPYICDIITESVVHCFFIEAEKIEQLRQSDPSIEDFMWQESALVIARILLPQIFEKMAMREMRVLISERSSMNVYIKGESIELGHNNVGILLEGFLKTENRTLITAPAVLLPSNTDLNLFGLQSSAMNQIDYCYTAPSYQVEARARAILFEMRRPDIESDLQRSGSLLSPALGPSRTQSKEHVGLLRWPESFPRSSGLGNASLAEIRSQPGSFSARALQVSMYGSMTDGMHRARRQPRLAHVEANQKHSASYPKVPSRAADTRPLLSVRSEGSNAMKRKSAPAPAIAPALAPFPPPLAAGRQRRAVGEDDDSSDESVGEEVIVRVDSPSMLSFNPPSGPPRGS; encoded by the exons atggagaCGGAGGAGCCCGGGTCCCCCAGCCCCGACGACGCGGTGCTCTTCTTCGGGGTGGCCCTCGTGCTGGGCATCGGCTCCCGCCACCTCCTCCGCGGCACCCGCGTCCCCTACACCGTCGCCCTCCTCGTCCTCGGCGTCGCCCTCGGCGGACTAG AGTACGGGACCAAGCATGGCCTCGGCAAGCTCGGAGCCGGCATCCGTATCT GGGCTGCCATAAATCCTGATCTCCTTCTGGCTGTCTTCCTCCCCGCCCTCCTCTTCGAGAGCTCCTTCTCCATGGAAGTGCACCAGATCAAG AAATGCATGGCGCAGATGGTGTTACTTGCTGTCCCAGGCGTGGTCATCTCAACAGTTTTGCTTGGCGCTGCTGTAAAG CTTACTTTTCCGTACGATTGGAACTGGAAAACATCATTCTTGTTCAGTGGACTGCTTAGTGCAACCGACCCTGTTGCTGTGGTTGCTCTTCTAAAAGACCTAGGAGCAAGCAAAAAGCTCAGTACAATAATTGAAGGAGAGTCCTTGATGAATGACGG GACTGCTATTGTTGTCTATCAGCTATTCTATCGAATGGTGCTTGGGAAAACTTTCGATGCAGGGTCCATCATAAAGTTCTTGTCACAAGTTTCACTTGGAGC TGTTGCTCTGGGCCTTGCGTTTGGAATTGCATCAGTACTATGGCTGGGCTTTATTTTCAATGATACAATCATAGAGATTTCACTTACCCTTGCTGTCAGCTATATTGCTTTCTTCACT GCGCAAGATGCATTGGAGGTCTCTGGTGTTTTGGCCGTCATGACCTTGGGGAT GTTCTATGCTGCTTTTGCAAAAACTGCTTTTAAGGGTGACAGCCAGCAAAGTTTACATCATTTCTG GGAAATGGTTGCTTACATTGCAAACACACTTATTTTCATACTGAG TGGGGTTGTTATTGCAGATGGTGTACTACAAGATAATATTCATTTTGAGAGGCATG GCACATCATGGGGATTCCTTCTTCTGCTCTATGTTTTTGTGCAAATATCGCGTGCTGTAGTTGTCGGTGTTTTGTATCCACTGTTGCGTCACTTTGGGTATGGTATGGACATCAAAGAAGCCACAGTTCTTGTTTGGTCAGGATTGCGAGGAGCTGTTGCTCTATCACTCTCTTTGTCCGTTAAA CGTGCTAGTGATTCAGTTCAATCTTATCTGAAACCAGAAGTCGGAACAATG TTTGTGTTCTTCACAGGTGGCATCGTGTTTCTGACATTGATTTTGAATGGTTCTACCACACAATTTTTGTTGCACCTACTTGGTCTGGGAAAATTGTCAGCAACGAAG CTTCGTGTATTGAAGTATACACAATATGAAATGCTAAACAAGGCATTGGAGGCTTTTGGTGATCTCAGGGATGATGAGGAACTTGGGCCTGTTGATTGGGTCAATGTGAAGAAATATATCACATGTTTGAATAACTTGGAAGATGAACAAGCACATCCCCACGATGTTCCTGACAAGGATGATCATGTACATACCATGAATTTGAAGGATACTCGAGTGCGGCTTTTGAATG GTGTGCAAGCTGCTTACTGGGGAATGCTTGAAGAGGGACGAATAACTCAATCTACAGCAAATATTTTAATGAGATCAGTTGATGAAGCTATGGATCTTGTCTCTAGTcaatcattatgtgattggaagGGTTTGCGGTCCAATGTCCATTTCCCAAATTACTATAGGTTCCTTCAGATGAGCAGGTTGCCAAGAAGGCTTGTCACATACTTCACAGTAGAAAGATTGGAGTTAGGATGTTACATCTGTGCGGCATTTCTCCGTGCGCATAGAATTGCGAGGAGACAACTACATGATTTTCTTG GTGATAGTGAGATTGCAAGAATTGTCATTGATGAAAGTACTGCTGCGGGGGAGGAAGCTAAAAAGTTTCTGGAAGACGTTCGTGTTACATTCCCTCAG GTGCTTCGTGCATTAAAGACTCGACAAGTAACATATGCAGTATTGACACACTTGAGTGAGTATATTCAAGACCTCGGGAAGACTGGGTTGCTCGAGGAAAAAGAAATAGTCCATCTTGATGATGCTTTGCAG ACAGACTTGAAGAAGCTTCAGAGgaatccacctctggtgaaaatgCCAAGAGTTCGCGAACTTCTAAACACTCATCCTTTAGTCGGTGCACTGTCTGCTGATGTTCGTGATCCATTGTTAAGTAATACAAAGGAAACAATAAAAGTTCATGGAACAGTTCTATACAGAGAAGGGTCAAGGCCAATTGGTATATGGCTTGTTTCGACTGGAATAGTAAAG TGGACAAGTCAGAGACTATGCACCAGGCATTCCTTGGATCCAATTTTGTCACATGGAAGCACTTTGGGTCTATACGAGGCATTAACTGGAAAGCCTTATATTTGTGACATCATTACAGAATCAGTGGTGCATTGTTTCTTCATTGAAGCTGAAAAAATAGAGCAATTGCGCCAGTCTGATCCTTCTATTGAGGATTTTATGTGGCAG GAAAGCGCTCTAGTCATTGCAAGGATTTTGCTCCCTCAGATATTTGAGAAAATGGCAATGCGTGAGATGAGGGTTCTCATTTCAGAAAGGTCTAGTATGAACGTCTACATTAAGGGGGAATCCATTGAGCTTGGGCATAATAACGTAGGCATCTTATTGGAAGGATTTCTGAAGACAGAGAACCGAACTTTGATCACAGCTCCAGCTGTGCTGCTGCCGTCAAACACTGATTTGAACTTATTTGGCCTGCAGTCTTCAG CCATGAATCAGATAGACTACTGCTATACCGCTCCCAGTTATCAGGTGGAGGCTAGAGCAAGGGCCATCTTATTTGAAATGAGGAGGCCAGATATAGAATCCGATCTGCAAAGAAGTGGATCGTTGCTTTCTCCAGCACTCGGACCTTCACGAACACAGAGCAAAGAGCATGTCGGTTTGCTCAGGTGGCCGGAGAGTTTCCCGAGATCCAGCGGGCTTGGGAATGCAAGCCTAGCTGAAATCAGAAGTCAGCCTGGTAGCTTCTCTGCTAGAGCCTTGCAAGTCAGCATGTATGGCAGCATG ACGGATGGCATGCACCGTGCTCGGCGGCAACCGAGGCTCGCTCATGTGGAAGCGAACCAGAAGCACAGCGCGTCGTATCCCAAGGTGCCTTCAAGGGCAGCTGACACGCGGCCTCTGCTCTCGGTGAGGTCGGAGGGCTCCAATGCGATGAAAAGAAAATCTGCTCCTGCTCCAGCTATAGCTCCTGCGCTCGCTCCCTTTCCGCCGCCCCTAGCAGCAGGACGGCAACGCCGAGCGGTAGGAGAAGACGACGACTCGAGCGATGAGTCCGTGGGGGAAGAAGTGATCGTCAGAGTGGACTCTCCCAGCATGCTCTCGTTCAATCCACCCTCCGGCCCACCGCGAGGCAGCTGA
- the LOC109776410 gene encoding beta-1,2-xylosyltransferase XYXT1 isoform X1 — MEGGGGGKAMGYAHHHDTARLLKAFTRTVEPRNFGIGLLAGFLLVTCAYFSTARFDAIHIAPLVSPSETRIGSSASAAAAGSKSQLDLGVPGQDAALSREGSKAEVLDTDGDDKDLVHDASLADTKKDDTFARDGDAAVEAAKDDDAGGGALLPPLSANGTQEEQGVLEDQELLVQDAIAAAANSPNKSSSSSNGGSQPVVQSDPATLPAPVQQTPPSIPVPEAPKQEEAKAPPAQQIALVPEPVKQQPGSEEVATAAPRREWKPLCDMTSNRRIDWCELDGDVRVHGARGTVTLVGAPRAEEWRVRPYPRKVDPNAMRHVTNITVRSTTTLPGAAEEEECAIKHSVPALLFSDRGYTGNYFHAYTDVILPLFLTAKRYGGEVQFLVSDMQMWWVGKFLPVFKSLSNYDLVDLAADNRTRCFQHVQVGLTCHADFSIDPLRAPNGYSMVDFTRHMRGVYGLPRGLAVPAAGARPRLLLIARASTRRFVNADEIVRAAQKVGFEVVVSEGTHEVAPFAELANTCDAMLGVHGAGLTNMVFLPTGGVVIQVVPLGGLEFVAGYFRTPSRDMGLRYLEYRIAPAESTLTEQYPSDHPIFTDPDGVKSKGWDSLKQVYLDKQDVRLDLKRFRPLLKKAIAHIRANKLQ, encoded by the exons ATGGAGGGCGGTGGGGGCGGCAAGGCCATGGGCTACGCCCACCACCACGACACCGCCAGGCTGCTCAAGGCCTTCACCCGCACCGTCGAGCCGCGCAACTTCGGCATCGGCCTCCTCGCCGGCTTCCTCCTCGTCACCTGCGCCTACTTCTCCACCGCCAGGTTCGACGCCATCCACATCGCGCCCCTCG TCAGCCCCTCGGAGACCCGGATTGGCTCGTcggcgagcgccgccgccgccggctccaAGAGCCAATTAG ATTTGGGCGTGCCGGGGCAGGACGCGGCATTATCCAGGGAGGGGAGCAAGGCCGAGGTGCTGGACACGGACGGCGACGACAAAG ATTTGGTCCACGATGCGTCGCTGGCGGACACGAAGAAAGATGACACCTTTGCCAGGGACGGCGATGCCGCCGTGGAGGCCGCCAAGGACGAtgacgccggcggcggcgctcTTCTCCCTCCCCTGTCGGCCAACGGCACGCAGGAAGAGCAAG GTGTTCTTGAGGACCAGGAGCTGCTGGTGCAGGATGCCATTGCCGCCGCTGCTAATTCTCCAAACAAGAGCTCCAGCAGCAGCAATGGCGGCTCACAACCCGTGGTTCAATCCGACCCGGCTACCCTTCCTGCTCCAGTCCAGCAGACTCCTCCTTCCATCCCAGTTCCAGAGGCTCCCAAGCAGGAGGAGGCCAAGGCTCCTCCGGCCCAGCAGATTGCCCTCGTCCCAGAGCCTGTCAAGCAGCAGCCAG GTTCAGAGGAGGTGGCGACGGCGGCGCCGAGGCGGGAGTGGAAGCCGCTGTGCGACATGACGTCGAACCGGCGCATCGACTGGTGCGAGCTGGACGGCGACGTGCGCGTCCACGGCGCCAGGGGCACGGTCACCCTGGTCGGCGCGCCGCGGGCTGAGGAGTGGCGCGTCCGGCCGTACCCGCGCAAGGTCGACCCCAACGCCATGCGCCACGTGACCAACATCACTGTGCGCTCCACCACGACTCTCCCCGGCGCcgccgaggaggaggagtgcgcgatcAAGCactcggtgccggcgctgctcTTCTCGGACCGCGGGTACACGGGCAACTACTTCCACGCCTACACCGACGTGATCCTGCCGCTCTTCCTCACGGCGAAGCGGTACGGCGGGGAGGTGCAGTTCCTCGTCTCCGACATGCAGATGTGGTGGGTCGGCAAGTTCCTCCCGGTCTTCAAGAGCCTCTCCAACTACGACCTCGTCGACCTCGCCGCCGACAACCGCACGCGCTGCTTCCAGCACGTCCAGGTCGGCCTCACCTGCCACGCCGACTTCAGCATCGACCCGCTGCGCGCCCCCAACGGCTACTCCATGGTCGACTTCACCCGGCACATGCGCGGCGTCTACGGCCTCCCCCGCGGCCTGGCCGTGCCCGCCGCCGGCGCCAGGCCACGGCTCCTCCTCATCGCGCGCGCCAGCACGCGCCGGTTCGTGAACGCCGACGAGATCGTGCGCGCGGCCCAGAAGGTGGGGTTCGAGGTGGTGGTCTCCGAGGGCACGCACGAGGTGGCGCCGTTCGCGGAGCTGGCCAACACCTGCGACGCCATGCTGGGCGTGCACGGCGCCGGGCTGACCAACATGGTGTTCCTGCCCACGGGCGGGGTGGTGATCCAGGTGGTGCCGCTGGGCGGCCTCGAGTTCGTCGCCGGATACTTCCGCACGCCGTCCAGGGACATGGGCCTGAGATACCTCGAGTACCGGATCGCGCCGGCGGAGAGCACGCTGACGGAGCAGTACCCGTCGGACCACCCGATATTCACCGACCCCGACGGCGTGAAGAGCAAGGGGTGGGACTCGCTCAAGCAGGTGTACCTCGACAAGCAGGACGTCCGGCTCGACCTCAAGCGCTTCCGGCCGCTGCTCAAGAAGGCCATCGCACACATCAGAGCGAACAAGCTCCAGTGA
- the LOC141042594 gene encoding uncharacterized protein, translating to MDTAPEATAPTTKATTEAAVNPEASGSAPPADDPDVVITRTEFVEPGRLTVLAKCSAKGELLQPHRASLDLSNYANLSIGELVSGYISQVHKSRDAEVAMVNQIQQKSEAVGKKLEADLADLKSRLKTQEMETRKANAKFISSIAAQEKLKTEFDAERKAWAEEKAALVTRAEQAEKALSEKTAELSGLKRQVSQMVAAIFGKSPHRLSSMLEYLYLMIHPCRRLT from the exons atggacacggcacctgaagccactgccccaactaccaaggcaacgaccgaagctgcggttaacccggaggcctccggctcagcgccaccagcagacgacccggacgtggtaatcacccggacggagtttgtcgagccggggagactgaccgtgttggccaagtgctccgccaagggggagttgctgcagccccaccgggcaagtctggacctctccaactacgccaacctgagcattggagagctcgtctctggctacatcagccaagtacacaagagccgggacgccgaggtcgccatggtaaaccagatccagcaaaaatctgag gctgttggcaagaagctagaggcggaccttgcggatctcaagagccggctgaagacgcaggagatggagacccggaaagcaaacgccaagtttatatccagcatcgccgctcaagagaaactgaagacagaatttgatgctgagcgaaaagcctgggccgaagagaaggccgcactggtaacccgggcagaacaggcggagaaggctctctctgagaagaccgccgagctctccggcctaaagcgccaggtttcccaaatggtggccgccatcttcggtaaatCGCCTCACCGGCTCTCATCAATGTTAGAATACTTAtatctcatgattcatccttgtcgccgaCTTACCTGA